TCATGGATATTCAAGCCCAACACGACCGCCTTTTGATCATCGACTTCGGATCGCAAGTGACGCAGCTGATTGCGCGCCGCCTTCGCGAACTCAACGTCTATTGTGAAATTCACCCCTATCAGAACGTCACCGACGCCTTTCTGACCGATTTCGCCCCCAAGGCGGTGATCCTGTCGGGCGGGCCGGACAGTGTGACGCGTGACGGCAGCCCGCGCGCCCCGCAACTGGTGTTTGAACTGGGCGTGCCCGTTTTGGGCATCTGTTATGGCCAGCAAACCATGATGGCGCAACTGGGCGGCCATGTGGAACGCGGCCACGGCACGGCTGAATTCGGGCGCGCCTATGTCACGCCGAAAAACACGCTGCATCTGCTCGATGGCTGGTTTCTGACCGACAAGGAACAGGTCTGGATGAGCCACGGCGACCATGTTTCACGCATCGCGCCGGGGTTCGAGGTTTACGGCACCTCGCCCAATGCCCCTTTCGCGATCACTGCCGATGTGGCGCGCAATTTCTATGCGGTGCAATTCCACCCCGAGGTGCATCACACGCCCAACGGCGCGAAGCTTTATGAAAATTTCGTCCGCATCGCCGGGTTTCACGGCGACTGGACGATGGGCGCCTACCGCGAAGAAGCGATCCGCAAGATCCGCGAACAGGTCGGCGACAAAAAGGTCATCTGCGGGCTATCGGGCGGTGTGGATTCATCGGTCGCCGCTGTGCTGCTGCACGAAGCGATCGGTGATCAGCTGACTTGTGTTTTTGTCGATCACGGGCTGCTGCGCCAGCACGAGGCCGAGGAAGTCGTCACGATGTTCCGCGACAACTATAACATGCCCCTGATCCACGCCGACGAGCAGGAGTTGTTCCTGGGCGAGCTTGATGGCCAAAGCGACCCCGAAACCAAGCGCAAGATCATTGGCCGCCTGTTCATTGATGTGTTCCAGAAATACGCCAATCAGATCGCGGGCGCCGAGTTTCTGGCCCAGGGCACACTTTACCCCGATGTGATTGAATCCGTGTCCTTTTCCGGCGGTCCCTCGGTCACAATCAAAAGCCATCACAACGTGGGCGGCCTGCCCGAAAAGATGGGCCTGAAACTGGTCGAACCGCTGCGCGAGTTGTTCAAGGACGAGGTGCGCGAGCTGGGCCGCGAACTGGGCCTGCCGCCGTCGTTCATCGGGCGTCACCCCTTCCCCGGCCCGGGCCTCGCAATCCGTTGCCCCGGTGAGATCACCCGCGAAAAGCTTGATATCCTGCGCCGCGCCGATGCGGTCTATATCGACCAGATCCGCCGTCACGGGCTTTATGATGATATCTGGCAGGCCTTTGTCGCCATCCTGCCCGTGCGCACGGTCGGTGTGATGGGGGACGGGCGCACCTATGATTTTGCCTGTGCCCTGCGTGCGGTCACATCCGTCGATGGGATGACCGCGGATTATTACCCGTTCTCCCATGATTTCCTTGGTGAAACGGCCACGCGGATCATCAACGAGGTGCCGGGCATCAACCGCGTCACCTATGATATCACCTCCAAACCCCCCGGCACGATCGAGTGGGAATAGCCCGTCTTCTGCGCAGGCTGCTGATCTGCGGAGTGGCTATTTGGGCGCTGACCCTGATGGCGGTGCTGGGGTGGATGCTGGCCTGGCCCGAAACGGACACCACTGATCTGGCCCCGGCGGATGTGATCATCTGCTTTGGTGCGGGGATGCGGCCCGATGGCACGCTTGCCCCCGCCAGCATTGACCGGGTCGCCACATGCGCCCAGCTTTACGCCGCCGGTGTCGCGCCCAGGGTGCTGACCACGGGCGGAACGGCCAGTCCCGATGGCCCCAGCGCAGGCGGGCAGATGGCGGCGCTGGCCCAGGACTATGGTGTGCCTGCCACTGATCTGATCGTCGAAGGGCGCGCGCAATCGACGCTACAAAACGGCCTGTTTTCCCTGCCACTGATCAGTGATGCACAACGGATCATCATCGTCAGCGAGGGCTTTCACCTGCCCCGTAGCTGGGCATCGCTGCGCTGGGCGGCATGGCAGTTGGGGCGCGACCAGCCCGATATTTCACTGGTCATGTCGAACACCGTGCGGCGCGATCCCGTATCGGGGCGGATCAACCACCGGATCATCCTGCGCGAAACGCTGGCGCTGTGGTTCAATGCTGCCCGCGCGATGGCCTACAGCCTTGGTGGGGCATTCGGTATGGCCCCCGCGGATCGGCTGGACTGGCTGCGATAACCCGGTCGTCTTCCGTTCAATACAACTCCGGGGGAGTCCGCGAGGACGGGGGCAGCGCCCCCCTACCCCCACGCAGCCTTTTCTTAATGTGCGGGCTGTGTCACATGCTTTGAAACAGTCAAGGTTCCACCATGTCACCAACCCTGCAAGCAGCCCTGTGGATGACCGGCGCAATTGCGTCATTCACGGCGATGGCGATTGCCGGACGCGCTGTCAGCTTCGACCTTGATACCTTTGAAATCATGACCTACCGCAGCCTGTTCGGGCTGGGCATCGTCTTGATCGTGGCCAGCGCGGCAGGCACCCTGCGCCAGATCAGCCGCCGCCATCTTGGCATCCACCTGATCCGCAATCTGGCGCATTTTTCGGGGCAGAATCTGTGGTTCTTTGCGATCACCGTGATCCCGCTGGCGCAGGTTTTCGCGCTGGAATTCACGACACCACTCTGGGTGATCATGCTTTCGCCGCTGATCCTTGGGGAACGGCTGACCCGGATCGGCGTGATTGCCGCGCTGATCGGTTTTACGGGCATCCTGCTGGTTGCCCAGCCCGGTGCGACGCCGCTTGGCGCAGGGGTAATCGCCGCCGCGCTCAGCGCCGTGGGGTTTGCCATTTCGGCCATCCTGACACGCCGCTTGACCCGCAGCGAAACGATCACCTGTATCCTGTTCTATCTCACGGCGATGCAGGCGGTCTTTGGCCTGATCTTTGCGGGATTTGACGGCGATATGGCCTTGCCAAGCGCGCAAACACTGCCCTGGCTTTTGCTGATCGGCTGTGCGGGCTTGCTGGCGCATTTCTGCCTGACCTCGGCCTTGCGGATTGCACCGGCCAGCGTGGTGATGCCAATGGATTTCGTGCGCCTGCCGGTAATCGCCCTGATCGGTGCGCAGTTCTACGGCGAAGTGCTTGATCCGCTGGTGTTTGTCGGGGCGGCGCTGATCTTTGGCGGCAACTACCTCAACATCCGGTTCGGACAGGCAAAAGCGCCCTTAGTAACGCAAAAGTAACGCTACGGCGCGAATACAACTTTGACGTTGCGTAAAGAATTGACCGAAACGTGATCCGGACTTTAGCAATGGTGCCGGGACGAGGATCTGCGCAGGCAACGCGCAACACACAGGGAAGAGAGTATGAACAAGTTTATGACCGCAGGCGCCGCCCTGCTTGCGACCACCACGATGGCCACCGCGGGTGGGATTGACCGTTCTGGTCAGCCGATCACAGCAATCTTTGAAGACGGCGATTACGTCGAACTGACGTTTGGGATGGTTTCGCCAAGCATCAGCGGCACAGCCTTCGGTCAGGCTTCGGGCAATATCGGCGTCGATTATACGCAAATCGGTTTTGCGCTGAAGACCGATCTGTCCGATGCGCTGTCGCTTGCGGTCATTCTTGACCAGCCATTTGGCGCGTCGGTTTCATATGACGATCCTGGCTATGCTCTTGCGGGGTCTTCTGCCAAGGTGGAGTCCCTAGGAACAACGGTGATTGGCCGTTACCGGATCAATGAGAACTTTAGCGTCCATGCAGGCGTGCGTCATGTGACCGCCAGCGGTGAATACACCGGCATTACATCTGCCCCACTGCCCGCAGGTGCTTATTCATCGGTTTATTCACCTGATAGTGCAACAGGCTACGTTATCGGTGCCGCATACGAACGTCCGGATATCGCAATGCGCATCGCCCTGACCTATTCCAGCGCGCTTGATTTTTCGCTCGATGGAAGCGCAGGCGACCTGACTGCGAACATGCCTGAATCCGTCAACCTCGATTTCCAGACAGGTATCGCCGCCGACACGCTCTTGTTTGGCTCGATCCGCTATGCCGCCTGGGACGGTGTGACACTGACCGACAGCACCCCGCCCGTTGGCGACATTGTGTCATATACTGACGATGTCATCACTTATAACGTTGGCGTTGGGCGTCGTTTCTCGGACAATTTCGCGGCCTCGGTTTCGATTGGCCACGAGCGCAGCACCGGCACGCCAACAGGGAATCTGGGGCCAACGGACGGTTATACCAGCCTTCAGCTTGGTGGGGCCTATGACCTTGGCAACGGCCTCGAGATTTCCGGCGGCCTGCGTTACGTCTGGATCGGTGATGCAGTAACCGTGCCACCCATCGGCGGCGTGTTTAACGACAATACTGCCGTGGCCGTAGGCCTCAAGATGGCTTACAACTTCTAAGCCACGTCAATATCACACAACATCAGCCCCGCCCAACCGGCGGGGCTTTTTCGTTGCAGGGCTGGGGCGCGCGCGCTACCTAACGGGCATGATTTATGAAACCGCATCCGATTGGTTGAATGCCCCGCAAAAGCGGGTGCTTTTGTTCGGCATGTCCGGCCTTGGGAAAACCCATGTGTCCAACATGCTGCGCGCCAGCGGCGATTGGTTTCACTACTCGGTCGATTACCGGATCGGCACGCGCTATATGGGCGAATTGATCGCCGACAACGCCAAGCGCGAAGCGATGCAGGTGCCGTTCTTGCGCGATTTGCTGCTGTCGGACAGCATCTATATCGGCTCGAACATCACGTTTGATAATCTGACACCTGTGTCCACCTATCTGGGCAAACCGGGCGATCCGGCCCAAGGTGGCCTGCCAATGGCGGAATTCAAGCGGCGCCAGGCGCAGTTTCAGGCCGCCGAGATTGCCGCGCTCAATGACACACCGCATTTCATTGACCGTGCGGGCGCGCTTTATGGCTATCCGCATTTCATCTGCGATACCGGCGGGTCGATCTGTGAATGGGTCAATGGCACGGATGATGATCCTCTGATGCAGATGCTATCGCAGAACTGCCTGATGGTCTGGATCAAAGGCAGCGATGCACACACCGCAGAACTGGTGCGCCGCTTTGACAAGGCGCCAAAACCGATGGCCTATCGCCCTGATTTTCTGGCAGATTGCTGGGACAGATATCTGAATGAAAACAATCTGTCAGAAGGTGATGTTAATCCTGATGACTTCATCCGCTGGACCTATGCCAGCGCGCTGGCGCACCGCCAGCCACTTTACGAGCGAATGTCGCGCTGGGGTGTCACCGTCACGGCTGAAGCGATCGCAGATCTGCGCAGCCCGGCGGATTTTGACGCCCTGATCGCCCGCTCCCTGCCGGCCTAGCGCCTGTCCCACCTTCGCCGAAAGCAAGACAATGCCCATCAAGATTCCCGCCGACCTGCCCGCCTTTGATGTCCTCACCCGCGAGGGCGTCAACGTCATGTCCGAAGATCAGGCCGCCCGTCAGGATATCCGCCCCCTGCGGATCGCCCTGCTGAACCTGATGCCCAAGAAAATCCAGACCGAAACCCAGTTTGCCCGCCTGATCGGTGCAACCGCGCTGCAAATCGAGCTGACCCTCATCAAGATGAGCGATCACGAGGCCAAAACCACCGCTGCCGAACATATGGAAGAATTCTATCGCCCCTTCGGCGAGGTGAAAAACGAACGTTTCGACGGGCTGATCATCACCGGCGCGCCAATCGAACACCTGCCCTTTGATCAGGTCACCTATTGGGACGAACTGCGCGAGATCTTCGCCTGGACCCAGACCCACGTTCATTCCACCTTTGGCGTTTGCTGGGGCGGCATGGCGATGATCAACCACTTTCATGGCATCAAAAAACACATGCTGGATCACAAGGCATTCGGCTGTTTCCGCCATTATGTGACGGATGCGTCATCACCATATTTACGCGGTTTTTCAGATGATTGCGTGATTCCCGTCAGCCGCTGGACGGAGATGCGCCAGGATGAAATCGACGCCGCGACCGGCCTGCGCACCCTGATCACCAGCCCCGATGCGGGCCCGTGCTTGGTCGAAGACCCCGCGCATCGTGCGCTCTATATCTTCAACCACTTCGAATATGACAGCGGCACCCTCAAGGAAGAATATGATCGCGACGTGGCGACAGGCACGCCGATCAACGTGCCGCAAAACTACTATCCGAACGATGACCCGACGAAACCGCCGCAAAATCGCTGGAGAAGTCACGCACACCTTCTATATGGTAACTGGCTGACCCAAGTGTATCAGTCCACACCGTATGATTTGAATGAAATTGGCCATTAAACTCTCACTCGCCGCGCTTGCCCTGCTGACCGCAGGCGGCACCTTTGTGGACAAACGCGCCGACCAGCGCGAGACACAGGCCGAGGTGGACTACCCGCCCGAGGGTGATTTCGTTATCGTGAACGGCCAGCGCGTGCACTACGTCATGGAAGGCAGCGGCCCCGATCTGGTGCTGATCCACGGCGCCAGCGGCAATACGCGCGATTTTACCTTTGCCTTTGTCGATCTGGTCAAGGAAGACTACCGCGTGATCGTGTTTGACCGCCCCGGGCTGGGCTATAGCGACCGGGCGAGCGATGAATTTGGTGGCCCGTTCAACCGGGCCGCCGAAAGCCCGGCTGAGCAGGCGATCATGCTTCAGGCCGCCGCCCAACAACTTGGCGCCGAGAGGCCCATCGTGCTGGGCCATTCCTTTGGCGGCACGGTCGCGCTGGCCTGGGCGCTGGAACGTCCCGATAATATCGCGGCGGTGATCAACGTCGCCGCCCCCTCGAACCCCTGGCCGGGCAAGCTGGGCGCGCTTTACCGGATCAACGGCACGGCTGTCGGCGGTGCATTGCTGCCGCCGCTGATCACCGCATTCGCCAGCCAGCAGCGGATCGAGGACAATATCGCCAGCATCTTTGAGCCACAAGACGCACCCGATGGCTATGCCCATTACGTTGGCGCAACCCTGACCACGCGGCGCGCCCCGTTTCGCGCCAACGGGCGGCAGGTCAACAGCCTGCGCCCGCATGTGGTTGAAATGTCAAAACGCTATGGCGAAATCACGATTCCCGTCGAAATCATCCACGGCAACGCCGACACCATCGTGCCGCTTGATATCCATTCAATCCCGCTGTCGCGGCAAATTCCGCAGGCCAACCTGACCGTGCTGGATGGGATCGGCCACATGCCACATCACGTGGCCCCGGATGAGGTGATTGCCGCGATCAACCGCGCCGCCGCGGCGTCCCGATTGCGCTAGCCGCCCGTCCCGCCCATACTGCCCAAAATACCGGAGTATCCTATGGACCTGCCATTTGACGGCGCAATCAGCGCGTTTTTCAACAACACCGCCCCCGACGCCGTGCGCTCTGAAATCAAGGGCGCCAAGAAGGGCGAGATACTGTCCACCGATTACCCCTATCACAAGCGCTGGAAGCGCAGCGAATACGAGGAGGCGCTGGCTGCCCTGCAAATCGAACTGGTCAAGATGCAGGCCTGGGCGCGCGAAAGTGGTGCGCGGATCGCCATTGTCTTTGAAGGGCGCGATGCAGCGGGCAAAGGCGGCACGATCAAACGGTTTCGCGAAAACCTGAACCCGCGCGGTGCCCGCGTTGTGGCGCTGTCCAAACCGACCGAGGCAGAAGCCGGCCAGTGGTATTTCCAACGCTATATCGAGCACCTGCCGACCGCGGGTGAAATCGTGTTCTTTGACCGTTCGTGGTATAACCGGGGCGTGGTCGAGCATGTGTTTGACTTTTGCACCCCGCAGCAGCGCGCCCATTGGTTCACCCAGGTGGTGCCATTTGAACAGATGCTGGTAGACGAAGGCATCATGGTCTTCAAGATCTGGCTGAACGTCGATCGCGCGGCACAGTTGCAACGCTTTCTGGACCGCGAAAAAGACCCGCTCAAACAATGGAAACTCAGCTGGATCGACGTCGAGGGGCTGAAACGCTGGGCTGCCTATACGGACGCGATCGCCGAAACGCTGGCCCGCACCCACACCGATACGACACCCTGGATCGTGGTGCGCAGTGACGACAAACGCCGCGCCCGCGTCAACGCCATCCGCGCCGTGCTGACCCAGATCGACTATGCCCGCAAAGACGCGGATGCCTTGGGGCGGGTCGATGCAAAGGTCGCCGGTGGCCCCGAACTCTGGTCCGCCAAGTGAGCAAGCGCGGCTATCATCACGGCAATCTGCGCGAGGCCTTGATCACGGCCGCCCTGCGGCTGATCGAAACCAAGGGCCCGACCGGTTTCACCCTCTCGGAGGCCGCGCGCGAGGCGGGTGTGACCCCGGCCGCCGTCTATCGCCATTTTGAGGGCCGCGAAGACCTGATCGCCGAAGCCGCACGTCAGGGTTACGAGATTTTCGCCGATCTGCTAGACCACGCCTATGACAAGGGCCAGCCATCGGCACTGGCCGCCTTCGAGTCCACAGGGCGCGCCTATCTGGCCTTCGCGCGCCGCTTTCCCGGGCATTACGTGGCGATGTTTGAAAGCGGCATTTCGATCCAGCGCACCCCTGCCCTGAACGCCGCCGCGACCCGTGCACTGGGGGTGCTGGAAAAGGCCGCCGAGGATCTGAGCCAACACATCCCCGCAAACAAGCGCCCGCCCCCGCAGATGTTTTCCGCCCATATCTGGGCGATGTCGCACGGGGTGGTCGAACTGTTCGCCCGTGGCAGCCCGGGCACCAAATCCCCCTTCCCGCCCGAAGACCTGCTGGAAAGCGGTATCGGCATCTATCTGCGCGGGCTGGGGTTGATCAAACCCGACGACTAGCACCCAAAGCGCGGCCACCACGCCTGCGGCGCCTCAAGGCAAGTTTTTTGCATTACGCCCGACCTTTGATCGAGATCAAAGTCAAGTGCTGCGCTGCGCGATAGTGTCAACCCATGCCACAGAGGCCGGACGCCAAAGTCCGGTGCGCAGGAGAAATTCGAAACCGCTGACCGATGATCCACATCCCGATTGCCCCGCCAACAAATGCGTGGGGGGCATGAGGTCGGAGATATCGGCTGGCACACACTCAAAGAAGGACCACACGATGTCTATGTTCCAATCAAGCGTTGCAAAGATCGCCCTGGCGAGTTTTGGCGCAGCTACATTTGCAACTGTATCACTGGCCGATGTCGGCCACGATGCGGACGCCAATATCGGCCAGTCGGGCGATGTCTCAACCATCGACCGGGTGATCGAGGTCGATATGGGCGAAATGTATTTCACCCCCGGCTCTTATGATATCAAGCAGGGCGAAACCATCAAGTTTGTCATGGTTAACACAGGCCGTGCCGTTCACGAATTCAACATCGGCACCGATGCGATGCAGGACGCCCACCTGCGTGAAATGACAACGATGCTGCGCGGCGGCATGATGTCCACCCGCGAACTTTACCACGACAAGATGCTGGAAGCCGGGATGATGCACGCCGATGCCAACGCCCGTTTGCTGGCCCCCGGTGAATCCGCCGAACTGGTCTGGACCTTCAGCGGCGACGCCGAAGATATCCTGATTGCCTGCAACGTTCCCGGCCACCGCGAGGCCGGCATGGAAGCCGCAATCAACATGATGCCAGCAACCGACAGCTAAAACCGCGCGGTCACTGACCCGCAAATGCGCACGCCTTCGGGCGTGCGTTTTTTGTTGCGATACGAAAAAGGGACCGCCAAGACTGGCGGTCCCTGAAACAATAAACGCATCGTTGATGCAAGACTAGCGCTTGGAGAACTGGAAGCTCTTCCGAGCCTTGGCCTTGCCGTATTTCTTGCGTTCCACAACGCGACTGTCGCGGGTCAGGAAACCGGCGGCTTTCAGCGCGCCTCCGGGCGATGTCCCACGGCGCAATGAAACTCTTTACCGGTGCAGCCTCGGCACCGAAAGCCCGTCCCGCCTCAATATCTGCTTGAAAGCGAGGACGGCGTTTATCTGCGTGGATTGGGGCCGATCAAACCGTTCGAATAAACACTTTGCCAAATCAAAGATTTGGCAGCGCCCGAACCGCCCCCACGGGGCGGGCGCTTTGCTTCCACCCCTCGGTTCGGGCGCGTGGCATAATCTAGTGCGTGGGACTTGCCAGCATGTTGAAAGAGACTAACGAACAAACCGCTCGTAGGCCCAATAGAGCCCCATCCCAACCCCACTTGGGAGAAACATTACGTATATCATATGCATCATATCATCATCGCGCATGTAACTTCCGTAAGGCGAAAACAACACGACGAAAACGCCAACAGCCAAAACCCAACTTAGTGCAGCAAAGATGGCGATCCGCCAAGTTTGCGGGATTGTGCCAGCATATCGTTTAACCTGATTCACACCTATGCCACTTTGCCGCGACATTCTCGGGTTTCGTTCTGCGCTTTCGGCGCGAAATTCAGGCCAACGATTGCGGAGATAGAAAATATTGATAATCATCCAGAGTAAATTTAGCGACAAGATTGTCGTAAGGATCAAAGCCCACCGTCGTCTTTGGATTGCTTGACGATGTATAATAGACAGAATCCCAAGCGCCGTGACTCCAGTAATTATGGTTCTCAAATCACCGTCGGCGAACCCAAGAAGCGCAATTACAAACGCAATCAATCCAATTCCAATAGTAGTATTAACAATGTAAAAGTAACCCCACTTGAAACCAAGTTTTGAAGGGTTCTTTTGCCACCATTTTTCACCTTTCGAAAATGCAAAGAAAAGCGAGAGCAAAGCTATCGCTACAACTACAACATAACCAATCCATCGAAAGTCGCCTGCCATACGGTGAATACCTTACAAAAATTGTGTTGATCGAAGAATACTGATGGATTCATTACCATTTGTGGGATGCCATAACTCTCCAGCAATACCAAACACAAAAAGGGCGCCCCGCTGGGGCGCCCTTTCCAAAACCATATCGCCAAACTTAACGCTTGGAGAACTGGAAGCTCTTGCGGGCCTTGGCCTTGCCGTATTTCTTGCGTTCCACAACGCGACTGTCGCGGGTCAGGAAACCGGCGGCTTTCAGCGCGCCGCGCAGGGACGGATCATAAAGCTGCAACGCTTTCGAGATCCCGTGCTTGACCGCACCGGCCTGACCGGACAAGCCGCCGCCCTTGACGGTGGCATTGACGTCGAACTGGTCAGCGACACCGGCAACCGAAAACGGCTGGCGCAGGATCATCTGCAACACGGGGCGTGCAAAATAGACTTTCATTTCGCGGCCATTGACGGTGACCTTGCCCGAACCGGGCTTGATCCAGACGCGGGCGATCGCATCCTTGCGCTTGCCGGTGGCATAGGCACGGCCCAGATCGTCGCGGACAGGCTCGCGGGTGATGGTTTCAACGACGGGTGCCGCTTCGACGCCTTCGGCCACAGCGCCCAGCTCTTCGAGGGAGTTCACTTGATCGGCCATTATGCAGTCCTCGTGTTCTTTTTGTTCATGGATTTGACATCCAGAACTTCGGGCTTTTGGGCGTCCATGCCATGTTCGGTCCCTGCAAAGACGCGCAGATGGGTCATTTGCTGACGCGACAGGCGGTTGCCGGGCAACATGCGCTTGACGGCCTGCATCACGACACGCTCGGGGTGGGCACCCTCGAGGATTTCGCCGGTTGTCTTCGACTTGATGCCGCCGGGGTGGCCGGTGTGCCAGTAGTTCGGCTTATCGCGCTTGTTGCCGGTCAACTGCACCTTGTCGGCGTTGATGACAATGACATTGTCGCCCATATCCATGTGCGGGGTGAAAGACGGCTTGTGCTTGCCGCGCAAGCGG
This portion of the Octadecabacter sp. SW4 genome encodes:
- the guaA gene encoding glutamine-hydrolyzing GMP synthase; the encoded protein is MDIQAQHDRLLIIDFGSQVTQLIARRLRELNVYCEIHPYQNVTDAFLTDFAPKAVILSGGPDSVTRDGSPRAPQLVFELGVPVLGICYGQQTMMAQLGGHVERGHGTAEFGRAYVTPKNTLHLLDGWFLTDKEQVWMSHGDHVSRIAPGFEVYGTSPNAPFAITADVARNFYAVQFHPEVHHTPNGAKLYENFVRIAGFHGDWTMGAYREEAIRKIREQVGDKKVICGLSGGVDSSVAAVLLHEAIGDQLTCVFVDHGLLRQHEAEEVVTMFRDNYNMPLIHADEQELFLGELDGQSDPETKRKIIGRLFIDVFQKYANQIAGAEFLAQGTLYPDVIESVSFSGGPSVTIKSHHNVGGLPEKMGLKLVEPLRELFKDEVRELGRELGLPPSFIGRHPFPGPGLAIRCPGEITREKLDILRRADAVYIDQIRRHGLYDDIWQAFVAILPVRTVGVMGDGRTYDFACALRAVTSVDGMTADYYPFSHDFLGETATRIINEVPGINRVTYDITSKPPGTIEWE
- a CDS encoding YdcF family protein; amino-acid sequence: MAIWALTLMAVLGWMLAWPETDTTDLAPADVIICFGAGMRPDGTLAPASIDRVATCAQLYAAGVAPRVLTTGGTASPDGPSAGGQMAALAQDYGVPATDLIVEGRAQSTLQNGLFSLPLISDAQRIIIVSEGFHLPRSWASLRWAAWQLGRDQPDISLVMSNTVRRDPVSGRINHRIILRETLALWFNAARAMAYSLGGAFGMAPADRLDWLR
- a CDS encoding DMT family transporter; translated protein: MSPTLQAALWMTGAIASFTAMAIAGRAVSFDLDTFEIMTYRSLFGLGIVLIVASAAGTLRQISRRHLGIHLIRNLAHFSGQNLWFFAITVIPLAQVFALEFTTPLWVIMLSPLILGERLTRIGVIAALIGFTGILLVAQPGATPLGAGVIAAALSAVGFAISAILTRRLTRSETITCILFYLTAMQAVFGLIFAGFDGDMALPSAQTLPWLLLIGCAGLLAHFCLTSALRIAPASVVMPMDFVRLPVIALIGAQFYGEVLDPLVFVGAALIFGGNYLNIRFGQAKAPLVTQK
- a CDS encoding outer membrane protein transport protein, which gives rise to MNKFMTAGAALLATTTMATAGGIDRSGQPITAIFEDGDYVELTFGMVSPSISGTAFGQASGNIGVDYTQIGFALKTDLSDALSLAVILDQPFGASVSYDDPGYALAGSSAKVESLGTTVIGRYRINENFSVHAGVRHVTASGEYTGITSAPLPAGAYSSVYSPDSATGYVIGAAYERPDIAMRIALTYSSALDFSLDGSAGDLTANMPESVNLDFQTGIAADTLLFGSIRYAAWDGVTLTDSTPPVGDIVSYTDDVITYNVGVGRRFSDNFAASVSIGHERSTGTPTGNLGPTDGYTSLQLGGAYDLGNGLEISGGLRYVWIGDAVTVPPIGGVFNDNTAVAVGLKMAYNF
- a CDS encoding ATPase is translated as MIYETASDWLNAPQKRVLLFGMSGLGKTHVSNMLRASGDWFHYSVDYRIGTRYMGELIADNAKREAMQVPFLRDLLLSDSIYIGSNITFDNLTPVSTYLGKPGDPAQGGLPMAEFKRRQAQFQAAEIAALNDTPHFIDRAGALYGYPHFICDTGGSICEWVNGTDDDPLMQMLSQNCLMVWIKGSDAHTAELVRRFDKAPKPMAYRPDFLADCWDRYLNENNLSEGDVNPDDFIRWTYASALAHRQPLYERMSRWGVTVTAEAIADLRSPADFDALIARSLPA
- the metA gene encoding homoserine O-succinyltransferase, encoding MPIKIPADLPAFDVLTREGVNVMSEDQAARQDIRPLRIALLNLMPKKIQTETQFARLIGATALQIELTLIKMSDHEAKTTAAEHMEEFYRPFGEVKNERFDGLIITGAPIEHLPFDQVTYWDELREIFAWTQTHVHSTFGVCWGGMAMINHFHGIKKHMLDHKAFGCFRHYVTDASSPYLRGFSDDCVIPVSRWTEMRQDEIDAATGLRTLITSPDAGPCLVEDPAHRALYIFNHFEYDSGTLKEEYDRDVATGTPINVPQNYYPNDDPTKPPQNRWRSHAHLLYGNWLTQVYQSTPYDLNEIGH
- a CDS encoding alpha/beta fold hydrolase; the encoded protein is MKLAIKLSLAALALLTAGGTFVDKRADQRETQAEVDYPPEGDFVIVNGQRVHYVMEGSGPDLVLIHGASGNTRDFTFAFVDLVKEDYRVIVFDRPGLGYSDRASDEFGGPFNRAAESPAEQAIMLQAAAQQLGAERPIVLGHSFGGTVALAWALERPDNIAAVINVAAPSNPWPGKLGALYRINGTAVGGALLPPLITAFASQQRIEDNIASIFEPQDAPDGYAHYVGATLTTRRAPFRANGRQVNSLRPHVVEMSKRYGEITIPVEIIHGNADTIVPLDIHSIPLSRQIPQANLTVLDGIGHMPHHVAPDEVIAAINRAAAASRLR
- the ppk2 gene encoding polyphosphate kinase 2, whose translation is MDLPFDGAISAFFNNTAPDAVRSEIKGAKKGEILSTDYPYHKRWKRSEYEEALAALQIELVKMQAWARESGARIAIVFEGRDAAGKGGTIKRFRENLNPRGARVVALSKPTEAEAGQWYFQRYIEHLPTAGEIVFFDRSWYNRGVVEHVFDFCTPQQRAHWFTQVVPFEQMLVDEGIMVFKIWLNVDRAAQLQRFLDREKDPLKQWKLSWIDVEGLKRWAAYTDAIAETLARTHTDTTPWIVVRSDDKRRARVNAIRAVLTQIDYARKDADALGRVDAKVAGGPELWSAK
- a CDS encoding TetR/AcrR family transcriptional regulator, with protein sequence MSKRGYHHGNLREALITAALRLIETKGPTGFTLSEAAREAGVTPAAVYRHFEGREDLIAEAARQGYEIFADLLDHAYDKGQPSALAAFESTGRAYLAFARRFPGHYVAMFESGISIQRTPALNAAATRALGVLEKAAEDLSQHIPANKRPPPQMFSAHIWAMSHGVVELFARGSPGTKSPFPPEDLLESGIGIYLRGLGLIKPDD
- a CDS encoding plastocyanin/azurin family copper-binding protein is translated as MSMFQSSVAKIALASFGAATFATVSLADVGHDADANIGQSGDVSTIDRVIEVDMGEMYFTPGSYDIKQGETIKFVMVNTGRAVHEFNIGTDAMQDAHLREMTTMLRGGMMSTRELYHDKMLEAGMMHADANARLLAPGESAELVWTFSGDAEDILIACNVPGHREAGMEAAINMMPATDS
- the rpsI gene encoding 30S ribosomal protein S9, with the translated sequence MADQVNSLEELGAVAEGVEAAPVVETITREPVRDDLGRAYATGKRKDAIARVWIKPGSGKVTVNGREMKVYFARPVLQMILRQPFSVAGVADQFDVNATVKGGGLSGQAGAVKHGISKALQLYDPSLRGALKAAGFLTRDSRVVERKKYGKAKARKSFQFSKR
- the rplM gene encoding 50S ribosomal protein L13 yields the protein MKTYSATPADIDKKWILIDAEGVVLGRLAVVIATRLRGKHKPSFTPHMDMGDNVIVINADKVQLTGNKRDKPNYWHTGHPGGIKSKTTGEILEGAHPERVVMQAVKRMLPGNRLSRQQMTHLRVFAGTEHGMDAQKPEVLDVKSMNKKNTRTA